In Microbacterium sp. 1.5R, the following are encoded in one genomic region:
- a CDS encoding tetratricopeptide repeat protein: MNEETMKTWDERIDEVWDDASGEEVGDQTIARIDALAAERGVDDARAEFERAGARDSAGRPAEAVELYRRALALGLDDEHRPQCVIQLASSLRNLGEYDDALAVIRAEEELSADGPYRDAVATVHALILASSGRPARGLSVALLALVPHLPRYHRSMTAYAHEIAELDA; this comes from the coding sequence ATGAACGAGGAGACCATGAAGACCTGGGACGAACGCATCGACGAGGTGTGGGACGACGCGTCCGGCGAAGAGGTCGGAGACCAGACGATCGCCCGGATCGACGCGCTGGCCGCCGAGCGCGGCGTCGATGACGCCCGCGCGGAGTTCGAGCGCGCCGGGGCACGTGATTCGGCCGGCCGCCCCGCCGAGGCAGTCGAACTCTACCGGCGTGCGCTCGCACTGGGTCTCGACGACGAGCACCGCCCGCAGTGCGTGATCCAGCTGGCGAGTTCACTGCGCAATCTGGGCGAGTACGACGATGCCCTCGCCGTCATCCGTGCGGAGGAGGAGCTCTCGGCGGACGGCCCCTACCGGGATGCCGTGGCGACGGTCCACGCGCTGATCCTGGCGAGTTCCGGACGCCCGGCGCGGGGCCTGTCGGTCGCTCTCCTCGCACTCGTGCCGCACCTGCCGCGGTACCACCGCTCGATGACCGCGTACGCACACGAGATCGCGGAACTCGACGCCTGA